Proteins found in one Triticum urartu cultivar G1812 chromosome 4, Tu2.1, whole genome shotgun sequence genomic segment:
- the LOC125551911 gene encoding PH-interacting protein-like isoform X1: MDFRKHQPSANATSISMVHLDFPSQMLEDIDSVNQVMPADFPSEAPIDIDMRELYFLILHFLSHGPFKRVAGELCNELLEHQLLPRRYHAWYSRGGFHSGKENDDGVSLPLGYLKLVERYPHIGKDHLVKLLKQLMMTSCRPDSLVRDVSPNAADFPTLLGSNSFSLLASDRCRQDKETLRLPRYLRWSHIHADQVHGLSLREIGGFTKNHRAPSVRASCYAIAKPSTLVEKMQIIKKLRGHQNAAYCATFDRSGRYVITGSDDRLVKIWAMETAFCLASCRGHEGDITDLAVSSNNAVVASSSNDFIIRVWRIPDGMPMSVLKGHTGVVTTIAFSPRPGAAFQLLSSSDDGTCRIWDARHSQQSPRIYIPKPSDVAAGKSGDASSSAVQVQPTNHQILCCSFNANGTVFVTGSSDTYARVWSACKSCSDEHDQPNHEMDILSGHENDVNYVQFSGCVVSRSFSSDSSHTSKEENNLKLRNSWFTHNIVTCSRDGSAIIWVPRSRRSHGKIGRWTRAYHLKVPPPPMAPQPLRGGPRQRYNPTPRGVNMIVWSLDNRFVLAAIMDCRICVWNASDGSLVHSLIGHQESTFVLDVHPFNPRIGMSAGYDGKTIIWDIWEGKSVQIYETGHYKLVDGKFSPDGTSLVLTDEIGQIFIIGTGQGKSQKDAKYDQFFLGDYRPLVHDTNGSAIDQETQLAPYRRNIQDLLCDSGMIPYPEPFQSMYQKHRLGTLGIEWRPPSVNFAVGPTYDATTGEYQIISVIDPDRWEPLPEITDFIELEPENEAISDDTDSEYNGMDDYSSEGEQEIWGGHASGASYSSAEIDGSNLNSTANLRRSRRKKKRSDADFVTSSDRRVKKRNLDGHGVATPSRPHRGRKSKTGRATKRKISPKSRRLRPQRRATHSTHSFFSKIETSTEEEDGSASSLSDNELNTESTEAEQSAWHGLPRLGRETNQYDSEYVTRPSQFTETKGKNSANSRKLILRIPRRDLKVQFPSESANPELPPHYAVLSLPAARYKDDEPELAFEPGNSSACKSESPLVSVLHDAGTVHSNDAIKGGELKLRPSKHCKFGDSSSGDMWVSSNNALSHDVYGSGCQKTPNQYDNGVQQRVEQNVQKRQRAIYLDSIHENHNTDDYREGNLPGKEWITDNKNTHLEEENNREHGQQFHSTRSISFKLKLSRPRGFADGASSSDISKTSAVGSDINHVKVSMQHDEVSATSQHRSSDFTSVSRRFQDFESANTYGTVCKRSEPSKHRKRLGSDAFGNGHSTSVSNDDGGHQPLDCSPVALTGSLRRNERRSCAYTDYGRERDAISHVQSSSLEAAISGRRIVANVREVMWGSTSKTAGIKSCMNKGESCNFPDTHLLEKKHQVSRPWLMLLEHEDIYRYIPQLGDEVMYLRQGHEEYVYKVQSSDNCPSNRIRGLKAAELCKIKGLDYKPDRGSGESCCELTIKFIDHTSSGFGKEFVITLRELVTFPDFLVERTRFEATTTYNWSIADRCKVWWMDEGEDGGSWWEGRVLEIRPKSPDFPESPWEKYVIQYETDGSEHPHSPWEVHDANNPLVPWNRPHIDPSTRNKLLSAVTGLQEKSLRNQDRYGVLKLDTVAGKSDFINRFPVQFSIEVIRARLQSDYYRTPEAVKHDATVMLANAKSYFSKSGEMTKKIRKLSEWIQDKILSL; the protein is encoded by the exons ATGGATTTTCGAAAGCATCAACCTTCTGCTAATGCAACCTCTATTAGTATGGTCCACCTGGATTTTCCTAGCCAAATGCTTGAGGATATTGATTCTGTGAATCAAGTGATGCCAGCAGATTTTCCATCGGAGGCTCCTATTGATATTGATATGAGGGAACTTTACTTTCTAATTTTGCATTTTTTATCACATGGTCCATTTAAGCGGGTCGCTGGAGAGCTGTGCAATGAACTTCTGGAGCATCAATTGTTACCTAGAAGATATCATGCTTGGTATTCGCGTGGTGGTTTTCATAGCGGCAAAGAAAATGACGATGGTGTATCACTCCCTTTGGGTTACCTAAAGCTAGTTGAGAG ATACCCTCATATTGGTAAAGACCACTTGGTGAAGCTGTTAAAGCAACTGATGATGACTTCCTGCCGCCCAGACAGCTTGGTTAGAGATGTGTCTCCAAATGCTGCTGATTTTCCAACACTTCTTGGCTCCAACTCCTTTTCCCTTCTTGCAT CTGATAGGTGCAGGCAAGATAAGGAAACCCTCAGGCTGCCGAGGTATCTCCGGTGGTCACACATACATGCTGATCAAGTTCATGGTTTAAGTTTGAGGGAGATTGGTGGTTTCACTAAGAATCATCGAGCTCCTTCTGTACGTGCATCATGCTATGCCATTGCAAAGCCATCTACCCTTGTTGAAAAGATGCAGATTATAAAGAAATTGAGGGGACATCAGAATGCCGCGTATTGTG CTACTTTTGACCGCTCAGGACGTTATGTTATTACTGGTTCTGATGACCGCCTTGTCAAAATTTGGGCGATGGAAACAGCATTTTGTCTGGCTAGTTGCCGAGGCCATGAA GGTGATATTACTGACCTCGCTGTGAGTTCCAATAATGCTGTGGTAGCATCTTCCTCCAATGATTTCATTATTAGAGTG TGGCGCATACCTGACGGCATGCCAATGTCAGTGTTGAAGGGCCATACTGGGGTTGTAACAACTATTGCATTTAGTCCAAGGCCAGGTGCTGCTTTCCAGCTATTGTC ATCATCTGATGATGGGACATGCAGGATTTGGGATGCTAGACATTCTCAACAATCTCCACGAATATATATACCAAAACCTTCAGATGTTGCCGCTG GGAAGAGTGGTGATGCATCTTCCAGTGCTGTTCAAGTTCAACCAACAAATCACCAAATCTTATGTTGTTCATTCAATGCTAATGGAACTGTGTTTGTTACTGGCAGTTCAGACACTTATGCGAGG GTGTGGAGTGCTTGCAAGAGTTGTTCTGACGAACATGACCAACCGAATCATGAGATGGACATATTATCAGGTCATGAAAATGATGTAAACTACGTGCAGTTTAGTGGATGTGTTGTATCAAGATCCTTTTCGTCTGACAGCAGTCACACCAGTAAGGAAGAAAATAACCTTAAGCTAAGAAATTCATG GTTCACACATAATATTGTTACCTGCTCCCGTGATGGCAGCGCAATTATATGGGTTCCGCGGTCTCGGAGATCACAT GGAAAGATTGGACGCTGGACACGCGCTTACCATCTCAAGGTTCCTCCACCCCCAATGGCTCCTCAACCACTTCGCGGTGGTCCACGTCAAAGATACAATCCAACTCCTCGGGGTGTGAATATGATTGTTTGGAGTTTGGACAACCGCTTTGTGCTTGCTGCTATCATGG ATTGCAGAATTTGTGTTTGGAATGCTTCTGATGGGAGCTTGGTGCATTCACTGATTGGCCATCAGGAATCA ACATTTGTTCTTGATGTGCATCCGTTCAACCCCCGTATAGGTATGAGTGCTGGGTATGATGGAAAGACAATCATCTGGGAT ATATGGGAAGGAAAGTCTGTACAGATCTACGAAACTGGCCACTATAAGCTTGTTGACGGCAAGTTCTCTCC GGATGGAACATCACTTGTCCTCACCGATGAAATTGGGCAAATATTCATTATTGGTACAGGGCAGGGCAAGTCCCAAAAGGATGCGAAATATGATCAG TTCTTTCTTGGAGACTACCGGCCCCTTGTTCATGATACAAATGGAAGTGCTATTGATCAG GAAACACAACTTGCACCTTATAGGAGAAATATTCAAGACCTTTTGTGCGACTCGG GTATGATACCTTACCCAGAGCCTTTTCAGAGCATGTACCAGAAACACAGGTTAGGTACCCTGGGTATTGAATGGCGACCTCCCTCGGTAAATTTTGCTGTTGGGCCCACTTACGATGCAACCACTGGCGAGTACCAAATCATCTCAGTTATTGATCCAGATAGGTGGGAACCACTTCCAGAGATAACAGACTTCATCGAGCTTGAACCAGAAAATGAAGCGATCTCTGATGATACTGATTCCGAGTACAATGGCATGGATGACTATTCTAGTGAAGGAGAACAGGAGATTTGGGGTGGTCATGCTTCTGGTGCTTCATACTCAAGTGCAGAGATTGATGGATCTAATCTTAACAGTACTGCTAATCTCCGCAGATCtagaagaaagaagaaaagatCTGAT GCTGATTTTGTTACTTCATCTGATCGgcgagttaagaaaagaaatttGGATGGGCATGGTGTGGCTACACCGTCAAGGCCACATAGAGGTAGGAAGTCTAAGACTGGCCGTGCTACCAAAAGGAAAATATCTCCTAAATCTAGGAGATTGCGACCTCAAAGACGTGCTACTCACAGCACACACAGTTTTTTCTCGAAGATTGAAACTTcaacagaagaggaagatggatcAGCGAGCAGTCTTTCAGACAACGAACTGAACACAGAAAGCACTGAAGCTGAGCAGTCAGCGTGGCATGGCCTGCCAAGACTTGGTAGAGAGACCAACCAATATGATTCCGAATATGTTACCCGACCTTCTCAGTTCACTGAAACCAAGGGAAAAAATTCTGCAAATAGTAGAAAACTGATTCTGAGGATACCACGCCGTGATCTAAAAGTTCAGTTTCCTTCAGAAAGTGCAAATCCAGAACTCCCACCTCATTATGCAGTGCTGTCACTTCCAGCAGCCAGATACAAAGACGATGAGCCGGAACTAGCTTTTGAGCCTGGAAACTCCTCTGCTTGCAAGTCTGAATCACCTCTGGTCTCTGTTCTACATGATGCGGGTACTGTTCACAGTAATGACGCAATCAAAGGGGGTGAGCTTAAGCTGCGACCTTCAAAGCATTGCAAGTTCGGGGACTCTTCTTCAGGAGACATGTGGGTCTCTTCAAATAATGCACTTTCACATGACGTTTATGGGTCTGGTTGTCAGAAAACACCTAATCAATATGATAATGGCGTCCAACAAAGGGTTGAGCAGAATGTACAGAAAAGACAACGTGCAATTTATCTGGATAGCATCCATGAAAACCACAATACTGATGATTATCGTGAAGGTAATTTGCCTGGTAAAGAATGGATAACTGACAACAAGAATACTCATCTAGAGGAAGAAAATAACAGGGAACACGGTCAGCAGTTCCACAGCACTCGGTCTATATCCTTTAAACTGAAGTTGTCCAGACCAAGAGGCTTTGCAGATGGAGCAAGTTCATCAGACATATCGAAGACTAGTGCAGTAGGGAGTGACATCAACCATGTTAAAGTTTCCATGCAGCATGATGAGGTTTCTGCCACCAGTCAACATAGGAGTAGTGACTTCACTAGTGTGTCCAGACGTTTCCAGGACTTTGAATCTGCGAACACATACGGCACAGTGTGCAAAAGGTCAGAGCCAAGTAAGCACAGGAAAAGATTGGGTTCGGATGCCTTTGGAAATGGACATAGTACTTCTGTTTCCAATGATGATGGTGGGCATCAACCTCTAGACTGCAGTCCTGTTGCACTTACTGGTAGTTTACGAAGAAACGAAAGGAGGTCATGTGCATACACTGATTATGGTAGAGAAAGGGATGCAATCTCTCATGTGCAAAGTTCTTCCCTCGAAGCAGCAATTAGTGGGAGACGAATTGTTGCAAATGTGCGTGAAGTAATGTGGGGATCAACATCAAAGACTGCTGGTATAAAGTCTTGTATGAACAAAGGAGAGAGTTGCAACTTTCCTGATACACATCTATTGGAGAAAAAGCACCAAGTATCGAGGCCGTGGTTGATGTTGCTAGAGCATGAAGATATCTACCGTTATATTCCTCAACTTGGCGATGAGGTTATGTACTTGCGACAG GGCCATGAAGAATATGTTTATAAAGTGCAATCATCGGATAATTGCCCATCGAATCGGATCAGAGGCCTTAAAGCTGCCGAGCTTTGCAAAATTAAGGGTCTTGATTACAAGCCAGATAGAGGGTCTGGGGAAAGCTGCTGTGAATTAACTATTAAATTCATTGATCACACTTCAAGCGGATTTGGCAAAGAGTTTGTAATCACATTGCGTGAGCTAGTTACGTTCCCTGATTTTCTTGTGGAAAGAACACGGTTTGAAGCTACTACCACGTATAACTGGAGCATCGCTGATAGGTGCAAAGTTTGGTGGATGGATGAGGGAGAGGATGGAGGAAGTTGGTGGGAGGGACGAGTATTGGAAATAAGACCTAAGTCACCTGATTTTCCTGAGAGCCCTTGGGAGAAATATGTCATACAGTATGAAACTGATGGCTCTGAACATCCGCATAGCCCCTGGGAGGTGCATGATGCTAATAACCCATTGGTTCCATGGAACCGTCCACATATCGATCCCAGTACCAGGAACAAATTGTTATCAGCAGTGACCGGTTTACAGGAAAAGTCTCTCAGAAATCAG GATCGCTACGGTGTTCTGAAGTTAGATACTGTTGCAGGAAAATCAGATTTCATAAACAG GTTCCCTGTCCAATTCTCCATTGAGGTGATCAGAGCAAGACTACAGAGCGATTACTACAGAACTCCGGAGGCTGTCAAACATGATGCCACTGTGATGCTTGCCAATGCCAAGTCTTATTTTTCCAAGAGCGGCGAAATGACCAAAAAGATCCGCAAGCTATCTGAATGGATCCAAGACAAGATTCTATCACTATAG
- the LOC125551911 gene encoding PH-interacting protein-like isoform X2, translating into MDFRKHQPSANATSISMVHLDFPSQMLEDIDSVNQVMPADFPSEAPIDIDMRELYFLILHFLSHGPFKRVAGELCNELLEHQLLPRRYHAWYSRGGFHSGKENDDGVSLPLGYLKLVERYPHIGKDHLVKLLKQLMMTSCRPDSLVRDVSPNAADFPTLLGSNSFSLLASTFDRSGRYVITGSDDRLVKIWAMETAFCLASCRGHEGDITDLAVSSNNAVVASSSNDFIIRVWRIPDGMPMSVLKGHTGVVTTIAFSPRPGAAFQLLSSSDDGTCRIWDARHSQQSPRIYIPKPSDVAAGKSGDASSSAVQVQPTNHQILCCSFNANGTVFVTGSSDTYARVWSACKSCSDEHDQPNHEMDILSGHENDVNYVQFSGCVVSRSFSSDSSHTSKEENNLKLRNSWFTHNIVTCSRDGSAIIWVPRSRRSHGKIGRWTRAYHLKVPPPPMAPQPLRGGPRQRYNPTPRGVNMIVWSLDNRFVLAAIMDCRICVWNASDGSLVHSLIGHQESTFVLDVHPFNPRIGMSAGYDGKTIIWDIWEGKSVQIYETGHYKLVDGKFSPDGTSLVLTDEIGQIFIIGTGQGKSQKDAKYDQFFLGDYRPLVHDTNGSAIDQETQLAPYRRNIQDLLCDSGMIPYPEPFQSMYQKHRLGTLGIEWRPPSVNFAVGPTYDATTGEYQIISVIDPDRWEPLPEITDFIELEPENEAISDDTDSEYNGMDDYSSEGEQEIWGGHASGASYSSAEIDGSNLNSTANLRRSRRKKKRSDADFVTSSDRRVKKRNLDGHGVATPSRPHRGRKSKTGRATKRKISPKSRRLRPQRRATHSTHSFFSKIETSTEEEDGSASSLSDNELNTESTEAEQSAWHGLPRLGRETNQYDSEYVTRPSQFTETKGKNSANSRKLILRIPRRDLKVQFPSESANPELPPHYAVLSLPAARYKDDEPELAFEPGNSSACKSESPLVSVLHDAGTVHSNDAIKGGELKLRPSKHCKFGDSSSGDMWVSSNNALSHDVYGSGCQKTPNQYDNGVQQRVEQNVQKRQRAIYLDSIHENHNTDDYREGNLPGKEWITDNKNTHLEEENNREHGQQFHSTRSISFKLKLSRPRGFADGASSSDISKTSAVGSDINHVKVSMQHDEVSATSQHRSSDFTSVSRRFQDFESANTYGTVCKRSEPSKHRKRLGSDAFGNGHSTSVSNDDGGHQPLDCSPVALTGSLRRNERRSCAYTDYGRERDAISHVQSSSLEAAISGRRIVANVREVMWGSTSKTAGIKSCMNKGESCNFPDTHLLEKKHQVSRPWLMLLEHEDIYRYIPQLGDEVMYLRQGHEEYVYKVQSSDNCPSNRIRGLKAAELCKIKGLDYKPDRGSGESCCELTIKFIDHTSSGFGKEFVITLRELVTFPDFLVERTRFEATTTYNWSIADRCKVWWMDEGEDGGSWWEGRVLEIRPKSPDFPESPWEKYVIQYETDGSEHPHSPWEVHDANNPLVPWNRPHIDPSTRNKLLSAVTGLQEKSLRNQDRYGVLKLDTVAGKSDFINRFPVQFSIEVIRARLQSDYYRTPEAVKHDATVMLANAKSYFSKSGEMTKKIRKLSEWIQDKILSL; encoded by the exons ATGGATTTTCGAAAGCATCAACCTTCTGCTAATGCAACCTCTATTAGTATGGTCCACCTGGATTTTCCTAGCCAAATGCTTGAGGATATTGATTCTGTGAATCAAGTGATGCCAGCAGATTTTCCATCGGAGGCTCCTATTGATATTGATATGAGGGAACTTTACTTTCTAATTTTGCATTTTTTATCACATGGTCCATTTAAGCGGGTCGCTGGAGAGCTGTGCAATGAACTTCTGGAGCATCAATTGTTACCTAGAAGATATCATGCTTGGTATTCGCGTGGTGGTTTTCATAGCGGCAAAGAAAATGACGATGGTGTATCACTCCCTTTGGGTTACCTAAAGCTAGTTGAGAG ATACCCTCATATTGGTAAAGACCACTTGGTGAAGCTGTTAAAGCAACTGATGATGACTTCCTGCCGCCCAGACAGCTTGGTTAGAGATGTGTCTCCAAATGCTGCTGATTTTCCAACACTTCTTGGCTCCAACTCCTTTTCCCTTCTTGCAT CTACTTTTGACCGCTCAGGACGTTATGTTATTACTGGTTCTGATGACCGCCTTGTCAAAATTTGGGCGATGGAAACAGCATTTTGTCTGGCTAGTTGCCGAGGCCATGAA GGTGATATTACTGACCTCGCTGTGAGTTCCAATAATGCTGTGGTAGCATCTTCCTCCAATGATTTCATTATTAGAGTG TGGCGCATACCTGACGGCATGCCAATGTCAGTGTTGAAGGGCCATACTGGGGTTGTAACAACTATTGCATTTAGTCCAAGGCCAGGTGCTGCTTTCCAGCTATTGTC ATCATCTGATGATGGGACATGCAGGATTTGGGATGCTAGACATTCTCAACAATCTCCACGAATATATATACCAAAACCTTCAGATGTTGCCGCTG GGAAGAGTGGTGATGCATCTTCCAGTGCTGTTCAAGTTCAACCAACAAATCACCAAATCTTATGTTGTTCATTCAATGCTAATGGAACTGTGTTTGTTACTGGCAGTTCAGACACTTATGCGAGG GTGTGGAGTGCTTGCAAGAGTTGTTCTGACGAACATGACCAACCGAATCATGAGATGGACATATTATCAGGTCATGAAAATGATGTAAACTACGTGCAGTTTAGTGGATGTGTTGTATCAAGATCCTTTTCGTCTGACAGCAGTCACACCAGTAAGGAAGAAAATAACCTTAAGCTAAGAAATTCATG GTTCACACATAATATTGTTACCTGCTCCCGTGATGGCAGCGCAATTATATGGGTTCCGCGGTCTCGGAGATCACAT GGAAAGATTGGACGCTGGACACGCGCTTACCATCTCAAGGTTCCTCCACCCCCAATGGCTCCTCAACCACTTCGCGGTGGTCCACGTCAAAGATACAATCCAACTCCTCGGGGTGTGAATATGATTGTTTGGAGTTTGGACAACCGCTTTGTGCTTGCTGCTATCATGG ATTGCAGAATTTGTGTTTGGAATGCTTCTGATGGGAGCTTGGTGCATTCACTGATTGGCCATCAGGAATCA ACATTTGTTCTTGATGTGCATCCGTTCAACCCCCGTATAGGTATGAGTGCTGGGTATGATGGAAAGACAATCATCTGGGAT ATATGGGAAGGAAAGTCTGTACAGATCTACGAAACTGGCCACTATAAGCTTGTTGACGGCAAGTTCTCTCC GGATGGAACATCACTTGTCCTCACCGATGAAATTGGGCAAATATTCATTATTGGTACAGGGCAGGGCAAGTCCCAAAAGGATGCGAAATATGATCAG TTCTTTCTTGGAGACTACCGGCCCCTTGTTCATGATACAAATGGAAGTGCTATTGATCAG GAAACACAACTTGCACCTTATAGGAGAAATATTCAAGACCTTTTGTGCGACTCGG GTATGATACCTTACCCAGAGCCTTTTCAGAGCATGTACCAGAAACACAGGTTAGGTACCCTGGGTATTGAATGGCGACCTCCCTCGGTAAATTTTGCTGTTGGGCCCACTTACGATGCAACCACTGGCGAGTACCAAATCATCTCAGTTATTGATCCAGATAGGTGGGAACCACTTCCAGAGATAACAGACTTCATCGAGCTTGAACCAGAAAATGAAGCGATCTCTGATGATACTGATTCCGAGTACAATGGCATGGATGACTATTCTAGTGAAGGAGAACAGGAGATTTGGGGTGGTCATGCTTCTGGTGCTTCATACTCAAGTGCAGAGATTGATGGATCTAATCTTAACAGTACTGCTAATCTCCGCAGATCtagaagaaagaagaaaagatCTGAT GCTGATTTTGTTACTTCATCTGATCGgcgagttaagaaaagaaatttGGATGGGCATGGTGTGGCTACACCGTCAAGGCCACATAGAGGTAGGAAGTCTAAGACTGGCCGTGCTACCAAAAGGAAAATATCTCCTAAATCTAGGAGATTGCGACCTCAAAGACGTGCTACTCACAGCACACACAGTTTTTTCTCGAAGATTGAAACTTcaacagaagaggaagatggatcAGCGAGCAGTCTTTCAGACAACGAACTGAACACAGAAAGCACTGAAGCTGAGCAGTCAGCGTGGCATGGCCTGCCAAGACTTGGTAGAGAGACCAACCAATATGATTCCGAATATGTTACCCGACCTTCTCAGTTCACTGAAACCAAGGGAAAAAATTCTGCAAATAGTAGAAAACTGATTCTGAGGATACCACGCCGTGATCTAAAAGTTCAGTTTCCTTCAGAAAGTGCAAATCCAGAACTCCCACCTCATTATGCAGTGCTGTCACTTCCAGCAGCCAGATACAAAGACGATGAGCCGGAACTAGCTTTTGAGCCTGGAAACTCCTCTGCTTGCAAGTCTGAATCACCTCTGGTCTCTGTTCTACATGATGCGGGTACTGTTCACAGTAATGACGCAATCAAAGGGGGTGAGCTTAAGCTGCGACCTTCAAAGCATTGCAAGTTCGGGGACTCTTCTTCAGGAGACATGTGGGTCTCTTCAAATAATGCACTTTCACATGACGTTTATGGGTCTGGTTGTCAGAAAACACCTAATCAATATGATAATGGCGTCCAACAAAGGGTTGAGCAGAATGTACAGAAAAGACAACGTGCAATTTATCTGGATAGCATCCATGAAAACCACAATACTGATGATTATCGTGAAGGTAATTTGCCTGGTAAAGAATGGATAACTGACAACAAGAATACTCATCTAGAGGAAGAAAATAACAGGGAACACGGTCAGCAGTTCCACAGCACTCGGTCTATATCCTTTAAACTGAAGTTGTCCAGACCAAGAGGCTTTGCAGATGGAGCAAGTTCATCAGACATATCGAAGACTAGTGCAGTAGGGAGTGACATCAACCATGTTAAAGTTTCCATGCAGCATGATGAGGTTTCTGCCACCAGTCAACATAGGAGTAGTGACTTCACTAGTGTGTCCAGACGTTTCCAGGACTTTGAATCTGCGAACACATACGGCACAGTGTGCAAAAGGTCAGAGCCAAGTAAGCACAGGAAAAGATTGGGTTCGGATGCCTTTGGAAATGGACATAGTACTTCTGTTTCCAATGATGATGGTGGGCATCAACCTCTAGACTGCAGTCCTGTTGCACTTACTGGTAGTTTACGAAGAAACGAAAGGAGGTCATGTGCATACACTGATTATGGTAGAGAAAGGGATGCAATCTCTCATGTGCAAAGTTCTTCCCTCGAAGCAGCAATTAGTGGGAGACGAATTGTTGCAAATGTGCGTGAAGTAATGTGGGGATCAACATCAAAGACTGCTGGTATAAAGTCTTGTATGAACAAAGGAGAGAGTTGCAACTTTCCTGATACACATCTATTGGAGAAAAAGCACCAAGTATCGAGGCCGTGGTTGATGTTGCTAGAGCATGAAGATATCTACCGTTATATTCCTCAACTTGGCGATGAGGTTATGTACTTGCGACAG GGCCATGAAGAATATGTTTATAAAGTGCAATCATCGGATAATTGCCCATCGAATCGGATCAGAGGCCTTAAAGCTGCCGAGCTTTGCAAAATTAAGGGTCTTGATTACAAGCCAGATAGAGGGTCTGGGGAAAGCTGCTGTGAATTAACTATTAAATTCATTGATCACACTTCAAGCGGATTTGGCAAAGAGTTTGTAATCACATTGCGTGAGCTAGTTACGTTCCCTGATTTTCTTGTGGAAAGAACACGGTTTGAAGCTACTACCACGTATAACTGGAGCATCGCTGATAGGTGCAAAGTTTGGTGGATGGATGAGGGAGAGGATGGAGGAAGTTGGTGGGAGGGACGAGTATTGGAAATAAGACCTAAGTCACCTGATTTTCCTGAGAGCCCTTGGGAGAAATATGTCATACAGTATGAAACTGATGGCTCTGAACATCCGCATAGCCCCTGGGAGGTGCATGATGCTAATAACCCATTGGTTCCATGGAACCGTCCACATATCGATCCCAGTACCAGGAACAAATTGTTATCAGCAGTGACCGGTTTACAGGAAAAGTCTCTCAGAAATCAG GATCGCTACGGTGTTCTGAAGTTAGATACTGTTGCAGGAAAATCAGATTTCATAAACAG GTTCCCTGTCCAATTCTCCATTGAGGTGATCAGAGCAAGACTACAGAGCGATTACTACAGAACTCCGGAGGCTGTCAAACATGATGCCACTGTGATGCTTGCCAATGCCAAGTCTTATTTTTCCAAGAGCGGCGAAATGACCAAAAAGATCCGCAAGCTATCTGAATGGATCCAAGACAAGATTCTATCACTATAG